A single window of Armatimonadota bacterium DNA harbors:
- the merA gene encoding mercury(II) reductase, whose amino-acid sequence MEARAEFVLDVEGMTCDACAEHVREALEHVPGVVAVQVPGWESRRARVVASGPVQPEVLVRAVQEAGYRAAVRERRVLDLEERGAGPAEAVDLLVVGGGSAGFAAAIRGAELGARVVLVERGTVGGTCVNVGCIPSKALIRAVEAYHQASLHRFQGISTTAGNLRWHQVVRHKDELVTELRREKYTDVLEAYPGIRYISGQARLRADGTVQVDGTLFRPHRIVLATGARPWAPPIPGLEESGYLTSNEAVNLKELPRSLVVIGASAVGLELAQTYLRAGTHVTVLEALPRVVPLEEPEVGEALRRYLEDEGMVVRPGVRISRVERVGGRYRVTFTEGEREEVVEAEQLLVATGRRPNTAGLGLEEAGVELGPKGEVRVNEYAQTTNPSVYAAGDCTGDPMFVYVAAHMGTVAAENALNGNHRPLDLEALPRVTFTDPQVASAGWTEAQARERGFEVKTAVLGLEHLARARVARDLRGLIKLVADRSTDRLLGASVLAAEAGEVIQTAVLAIREGYTVQRLSRLVFPYLTLVEGLKLTAQAFEKDPARLSCCAG is encoded by the coding sequence ATGGAGGCGAGAGCGGAGTTCGTGTTGGACGTAGAAGGCATGACGTGTGACGCGTGTGCGGAGCACGTCCGGGAGGCCCTGGAACACGTCCCGGGGGTGGTGGCAGTACAGGTACCGGGGTGGGAGTCCCGGCGGGCGCGGGTCGTCGCCTCGGGCCCCGTGCAGCCGGAGGTGCTGGTGCGGGCGGTGCAGGAGGCCGGCTACCGCGCCGCGGTGCGGGAGCGCAGGGTCCTGGACCTGGAGGAGCGTGGCGCCGGGCCGGCGGAGGCGGTGGACCTGCTGGTGGTGGGTGGCGGGTCTGCAGGGTTTGCGGCTGCCATCCGCGGGGCGGAGCTGGGGGCCCGGGTGGTCCTGGTGGAGCGCGGGACGGTGGGCGGCACCTGCGTGAACGTCGGCTGCATCCCCAGCAAGGCCCTCATCCGCGCGGTGGAGGCCTATCACCAGGCGAGCCTGCACCGCTTCCAGGGGATCTCTACCACGGCGGGGAACCTCCGCTGGCACCAGGTGGTGCGCCACAAGGACGAGCTGGTGACCGAGCTGCGCCGCGAGAAGTACACGGACGTGCTCGAGGCGTACCCGGGGATCCGGTACATCTCGGGGCAGGCTCGGTTGCGCGCGGATGGCACGGTGCAGGTGGACGGGACCCTCTTCCGTCCGCACCGGATCGTGCTGGCCACGGGAGCCCGACCCTGGGCACCCCCGATTCCCGGCCTGGAGGAAAGCGGGTACCTCACCAGCAACGAGGCCGTGAACCTGAAGGAACTCCCGCGGTCCCTGGTGGTGATCGGCGCGAGCGCGGTGGGCCTGGAGCTCGCGCAGACGTACCTGCGGGCGGGGACTCACGTCACGGTGCTGGAGGCCCTCCCACGGGTCGTACCCCTTGAGGAACCGGAGGTCGGGGAAGCCTTGCGGCGTTACCTGGAGGATGAAGGGATGGTCGTCCGGCCGGGTGTGCGGATCTCCCGGGTGGAGCGGGTCGGCGGCCGCTACCGGGTGACCTTCACGGAAGGCGAGCGTGAGGAGGTGGTGGAAGCCGAGCAGTTGCTGGTGGCCACCGGACGTCGTCCCAACACCGCGGGCCTGGGGCTGGAGGAGGCCGGTGTCGAACTGGGCCCAAAGGGCGAGGTTCGGGTCAACGAGTACGCCCAGACCACGAACCCTTCCGTCTACGCCGCGGGGGACTGCACGGGTGACCCCATGTTCGTGTACGTGGCGGCCCACATGGGCACCGTGGCCGCGGAGAACGCGTTGAACGGCAACCACCGCCCGTTGGACCTGGAAGCCCTCCCGAGGGTCACTTTCACCGATCCTCAAGTCGCCAGTGCCGGGTGGACGGAAGCGCAGGCCCGTGAACGCGGGTTCGAGGTGAAGACCGCGGTCCTCGGCCTGGAGCACCTGGCGCGGGCCCGGGTGGCCCGCGACCTGCGCGGGCTGATCAAGCTGGTGGCGGACCGCAGCACCGACCGGCTGCTGGGTGCCTCCGTGCTGGCCGCGGAAGCCGGGGAGGTGATCCAGACCGCGGTGCTGGCCATCCGGGAAGGCTACACGGTGCAGCGCTTGAGCCGGCTCGTGTTCCCGTACCTGACCCTCGTGGAGGGGCTCAAGCTGACGGCGCAGGCCTTCGAGAAGGATCCGGCCCGGCTGAGCTGCTGCGCGGGCTAG
- a CDS encoding glycosidase: protein MDIFRRYEGNPILRASDLPVPALGVYNPGVAEVEGEVVLLLRVEGTDGRSSLHVARSPDGIGSWRVDPEPLLSPDGGDERYEALGCEDPRVTFVEELGEWVIAYVAVGPSGPAVALATTRDFRSVRRLGLVLPPPNKDAALFPRRIRGRWWLLHRPSSGGAEHIWVAESPDLAFWGRPQLVLPERGGTWWDGARVGAGAVPVETPEGWLVIYHGVKVVAGVPNYRLGVALLDLENPARVTSRCAHPVLSPEAPYERVGNGFNIVFTCGALAREGMVWLYYGAADSCVALARARLADLVEQALACPVED from the coding sequence ATGGACATCTTCCGGAGGTACGAGGGCAACCCGATCCTGCGTGCGTCAGATCTGCCCGTGCCGGCCCTCGGGGTCTACAACCCCGGGGTGGCGGAGGTCGAGGGCGAGGTGGTGCTCCTCCTGCGGGTGGAGGGGACGGACGGGCGGTCCAGCCTCCACGTGGCCCGAAGCCCGGACGGGATCGGCAGCTGGAGGGTGGACCCGGAGCCCCTCCTGTCCCCGGACGGGGGCGACGAGCGCTACGAAGCCCTGGGCTGTGAGGACCCCCGGGTGACCTTCGTCGAGGAGCTGGGAGAGTGGGTGATCGCGTACGTGGCCGTGGGTCCCAGCGGACCCGCGGTGGCGCTGGCCACCACCCGGGACTTCCGTTCCGTCCGGCGTCTGGGGCTCGTCCTCCCACCCCCCAACAAGGACGCGGCCCTCTTCCCCCGCCGCATCCGTGGGCGGTGGTGGCTGCTGCACCGGCCTTCGTCCGGGGGTGCGGAGCACATATGGGTCGCGGAGTCTCCCGACCTCGCCTTCTGGGGAAGGCCACAACTGGTGCTCCCCGAACGGGGTGGCACCTGGTGGGACGGGGCCCGTGTAGGGGCCGGGGCCGTGCCCGTGGAGACCCCGGAGGGGTGGCTGGTGATCTACCACGGCGTGAAGGTGGTGGCAGGTGTTCCCAACTACCGGCTGGGCGTGGCCTTGCTGGACTTGGAAAACCCGGCTCGTGTGACCAGCCGGTGTGCGCACCCGGTGCTCAGCCCGGAGGCTCCGTACGAGCGCGTCGGGAACGGGTTCAACATCGTGTTCACGTGCGGTGCCCTGGCCCGCGAGGGAATGGTGTGGCTGTACTACGGGGCGGCGGATTCGTGCGTGGCCCTGGCACGAGCGCGCCTCGCGGACCTCGTGGAGCAGGCCCTGGCCTGTCCCGTGGAGGACTGA
- a CDS encoding BMC domain-containing protein, translating into MARSVGIVECDCLADVVGAADRMVKAASVRLVRREYLGEGRVSLVVEGDTDEVERALQAAKTGAPEGLTTTLIPNVDNRVLGLFDLPGGRWWNP; encoded by the coding sequence ATGGCACGTTCGGTGGGAATCGTGGAGTGCGACTGCCTGGCGGACGTGGTGGGGGCGGCCGACCGCATGGTCAAGGCCGCGTCCGTGCGTCTCGTGCGGCGGGAGTACCTGGGCGAGGGCCGGGTGTCCTTGGTGGTGGAGGGGGACACGGACGAGGTGGAGCGGGCGCTGCAGGCGGCAAAGACGGGAGCTCCAGAGGGCCTGACGACGACCCTGATCCCCAACGTGGACAACCGCGTCCTCGGCCTGTTCGATCTGCCGGGTGGACGGTGGTGGAATCCGTAG
- a CDS encoding SPW repeat protein, which produces MKGWAWVNLVLGAWLVVAPWILGYGGGPALTNDVVLGLAVVVVSLILLASPAQAEAPVSARQAPGQEMMSAAAMRDMAAGLARMPDAQRKVMLGERLRMFAEMGEAERKRAMAAMMDAVAALPDEDKKKLFKTRFEVLAELSETDRKKLMGTHMSILMERGEEMMRKEMELTEAVLPQLPAHVRQMVQGMMSGMMGGRH; this is translated from the coding sequence ATGAAAGGGTGGGCGTGGGTGAACCTGGTTCTGGGAGCTTGGCTCGTCGTCGCCCCGTGGATTTTGGGCTACGGCGGAGGGCCTGCGCTGACCAACGACGTCGTGCTGGGTCTGGCGGTGGTGGTGGTCTCCCTCATCCTCCTGGCGAGCCCGGCGCAGGCCGAGGCACCGGTGTCGGCCCGGCAGGCACCGGGACAGGAGATGATGAGCGCGGCCGCCATGCGGGACATGGCGGCCGGGTTGGCCCGGATGCCCGACGCGCAGCGAAAGGTCATGTTGGGCGAGCGCCTGCGGATGTTCGCGGAGATGGGCGAGGCGGAGCGCAAGCGGGCGATGGCGGCCATGATGGATGCGGTGGCGGCGCTTCCCGACGAGGACAAGAAGAAGCTGTTCAAGACGCGGTTCGAGGTGCTGGCAGAGCTGTCGGAGACGGACCGCAAGAAGCTGATGGGAACCCACATGAGCATCCTCATGGAGCGGGGCGAGGAGATGATGCGTAAGGAGATGGAGCTGACGGAGGCGGTCCTGCCGCAGCTTCCCGCGCACGTGCGGCAGATGGTCCAGGGGATGATGTCGGGGATGATGGGTGGACGGCACTGA
- the pgl gene encoding 6-phosphogluconolactonase, whose amino-acid sequence MKRELRMYPDPQTLSAAAAEELGAFLETTASERGRCIVALAGGRTPRPVYERLAADPRIPWPQVVVFWGDERYVPPDDPRSNARMAYEALLGRVPIPPENVYPMPTRFEQPDEAARAYESVLRAAFCDPPRFDLVLLGMGADGHVASLFPGSPALLETERWVVAVRVTADPPVRLTLTLPVINRARRVDVLVTGAEKREAVRRALVEPPDPWSCPAGGVHPEGGLLVWWVDRAAAGGIPQTQRE is encoded by the coding sequence GTGAAGCGTGAGCTCCGGATGTACCCGGACCCGCAAACCCTCAGCGCGGCGGCGGCGGAGGAGCTTGGCGCCTTCCTCGAGACGACCGCGTCCGAACGCGGCCGATGCATCGTGGCCCTCGCGGGCGGCCGCACGCCCCGGCCTGTGTACGAGCGGCTCGCCGCAGACCCCAGGATTCCGTGGCCGCAGGTTGTGGTGTTCTGGGGGGACGAACGGTACGTGCCACCGGACGACCCCCGGAGTAACGCGCGGATGGCCTACGAGGCGCTCCTCGGGCGCGTGCCGATCCCGCCCGAAAACGTATACCCCATGCCGACCCGCTTCGAGCAACCGGACGAGGCCGCGCGGGCGTACGAGTCGGTGCTGCGGGCGGCGTTCTGTGACCCTCCCCGGTTCGACCTCGTACTCCTCGGGATGGGTGCGGACGGACACGTGGCCTCGCTGTTCCCGGGTTCTCCCGCACTTTTGGAGACCGAGCGGTGGGTGGTAGCCGTGCGCGTCACGGCCGACCCACCGGTCCGCCTCACCCTGACGCTGCCCGTGATCAACCGGGCGCGGCGCGTGGACGTGTTGGTCACCGGCGCAGAGAAGCGGGAGGCCGTGCGCCGGGCGCTCGTGGAACCGCCGGACCCGTGGAGCTGTCCCGCGGGCGGCGTACACCCGGAGGGCGGTCTATTGGTCTGGTGGGTGGACCGGGCGGCGGCCGGGGGAATCCCGCAGACGCAGAGAGAGTAG
- the zwf gene encoding glucose-6-phosphate dehydrogenase: MIARSLPPALFVVFGATGDLMRRKLLSVLFRLSRRDAGGPVVVLGVARSGWTDDGFRAWAREALLAQGHPEEEVGRWCETRLFYHALGGDPEGAGTLRERMDSLERAHGLPGNRVLYLAVPPQAVPDLVERIGQRGLHRSRGWTRLVVEKPFGTDLTSARALNRSIHAYFEESQIFRIDHYLGKETVQNLLTFRFANPVFESVWNRDRVDHVQITVAETTGVEGRLGYYDRVGALRDMVQNHLTQILTLVAMEPPASFEADAIRNEKVKVLQSMAPIAREHVVFGQYGPGWVDGLEVPGYREEVGAASATETFAALRVEIVNWRWRGVPFYLRTGKRLKRQISHVVVHFRPAPICPLGPDCPANPNALVMTLQPDEGFDLLFEVKAPGQPITLRTQRLRFRYAEAFGTLPDAYETLLYDILLGDQTLFVRSDEVEAAWRLYDPVLADPPGARPYPAGSWGPEQADALLAREGRSWWNP; this comes from the coding sequence GTGATCGCCCGTTCCCTGCCCCCGGCCCTCTTCGTGGTGTTCGGCGCCACCGGGGACCTCATGCGCCGCAAGCTCCTCTCCGTCCTGTTCCGGCTGAGTCGCCGCGATGCGGGTGGGCCCGTGGTGGTGCTGGGGGTGGCCCGATCCGGGTGGACGGACGATGGGTTCCGGGCGTGGGCGAGGGAAGCCCTCCTCGCACAGGGGCATCCCGAGGAGGAGGTCGGCCGGTGGTGCGAGACTCGGCTCTTCTACCACGCCCTGGGCGGTGATCCGGAGGGGGCGGGGACGCTACGCGAGCGCATGGACTCCCTCGAGCGTGCACATGGCCTTCCCGGAAACCGTGTCCTGTACCTCGCGGTCCCCCCGCAGGCCGTTCCCGATCTCGTCGAGCGGATCGGCCAACGTGGGCTGCACCGCAGCCGCGGGTGGACGCGGCTCGTGGTGGAAAAGCCCTTCGGCACCGACCTCACGTCTGCCCGCGCCCTGAACCGATCCATCCACGCGTACTTCGAGGAGTCCCAGATCTTCCGGATCGACCACTACCTGGGGAAGGAGACGGTGCAGAACCTGCTCACCTTCCGGTTCGCGAACCCCGTCTTCGAGTCCGTGTGGAACCGGGACCGGGTGGACCACGTGCAGATCACGGTGGCGGAGACGACGGGCGTGGAAGGACGCCTCGGCTACTACGACCGGGTGGGCGCCCTCCGGGACATGGTCCAGAACCACCTGACCCAGATCCTGACCCTCGTGGCCATGGAGCCGCCCGCCTCCTTCGAGGCCGACGCCATTCGCAACGAGAAGGTGAAAGTCCTGCAGTCCATGGCACCCATCGCGCGGGAACACGTGGTCTTTGGCCAGTACGGGCCGGGGTGGGTGGACGGCCTGGAGGTCCCCGGTTACCGGGAAGAGGTGGGGGCTGCATCCGCTACGGAGACGTTCGCCGCCCTGCGGGTGGAGATCGTGAACTGGCGGTGGCGCGGCGTCCCCTTCTACCTGCGGACCGGGAAACGGTTGAAGCGCCAGATCAGCCATGTGGTGGTGCACTTCCGGCCGGCTCCCATCTGTCCCCTCGGCCCGGACTGTCCCGCGAACCCGAACGCCCTCGTGATGACCCTGCAGCCGGACGAGGGGTTTGACCTCCTCTTCGAGGTGAAAGCTCCCGGACAGCCCATCACGCTCCGCACCCAACGGCTGCGGTTTCGGTACGCGGAGGCGTTCGGCACCCTGCCCGACGCCTACGAGACACTCCTCTACGACATCCTCCTCGGAGACCAGACCCTCTTCGTCCGGTCCGACGAGGTCGAGGCCGCATGGCGCCTGTACGACCCGGTCCTGGCCGATCCGCCGGGAGCCCGCCCGTACCCGGCCGGGAGCTGGGGACCGGAGCAGGCGGATGCCCTGTTGGCCCGCGAGGGCCGGAGCTGGTGGAACCCGTGA
- the gnd gene encoding decarboxylating 6-phosphogluconate dehydrogenase, whose product MYAGVRRKEMEIGLVGLGRMGLGMARRLLRAGLRVTGYDRDPDRVERAARLGARPAGSLHELADALASPRIVWLMVPAGKPVDDTLDQLLPHLVAGDVVVDGGNSHYRDTLRRAQRLGAHGVHFVDVGTSGGVWGEEEGYCLMVGGEKDVVERLRPVFEALAPAPDRGWGHVGPVGAGHFVKMVHNGIEYGLMQAYAEGFSILRHKREFGLDVRQVAEVWRYGSVIRSWLLDLVARALAEDPDLSGIAPYVEDTGEGRWTVFEAVDLDVPAPVITLSLIQRLRSRDTESYADRLLAALRHQFGGHPVRREP is encoded by the coding sequence GTGTATGCTGGTGTAAGGAGGAAGGAGATGGAGATCGGACTCGTAGGATTGGGACGGATGGGCCTGGGAATGGCACGGCGGCTGTTGCGGGCCGGCCTGCGGGTTACCGGATACGACCGGGACCCCGACCGGGTCGAGCGGGCTGCCCGGTTGGGCGCCCGGCCGGCCGGTTCCCTCCACGAGCTGGCGGACGCCCTGGCGTCTCCGCGGATCGTGTGGCTGATGGTCCCCGCGGGGAAACCCGTGGACGATACACTGGATCAGCTGCTCCCGCACCTTGTGGCGGGTGACGTGGTGGTGGACGGAGGCAACTCCCACTACCGCGACACCCTGCGGCGGGCGCAACGACTGGGCGCACACGGCGTGCACTTCGTGGACGTCGGCACGAGCGGGGGAGTGTGGGGCGAGGAGGAGGGGTACTGCCTCATGGTGGGCGGAGAAAAGGATGTGGTGGAGCGCCTGCGGCCGGTCTTTGAGGCACTCGCGCCGGCTCCGGATCGGGGGTGGGGGCATGTGGGCCCCGTGGGGGCCGGTCACTTCGTGAAGATGGTCCACAACGGGATCGAGTACGGCCTCATGCAGGCGTACGCGGAGGGATTCAGTATCCTGCGGCACAAGCGGGAGTTCGGGTTGGACGTGCGCCAGGTGGCGGAGGTGTGGCGGTACGGCAGCGTGATCCGGTCTTGGCTGCTGGACCTGGTGGCACGGGCGCTGGCGGAGGATCCGGACCTCTCCGGGATCGCCCCGTACGTGGAGGACACGGGGGAGGGCCGGTGGACGGTGTTCGAGGCCGTGGACCTGGACGTCCCGGCCCCGGTCATCACCCTCTCCCTGATCCAGCGGCTCCGGTCGCGGGACACCGAGTCCTACGCGGACCGGCTGCTTGCGGCGCTGCGCCACCAGTTCGGCGGGCACCCCGTGCGGCGGGAGCCGTGA
- a CDS encoding metalloregulator ArsR/SmtB family transcription factor, with amino-acid sequence MRHDLMPAPFVLPNLSDEVLTAKFFRALGDPTRLRILQLVLDEEKNVTELVQLTGSPQGRVSSHLSCLRWCGYVTARREGRRVYYRVTDPRVRELLLLASSLVRDHTDRIRSCTLIDGRRTRNRRVRARR; translated from the coding sequence ATGCGTCACGACCTCATGCCGGCTCCGTTCGTGCTGCCGAATCTTTCGGACGAGGTCCTCACCGCGAAGTTCTTCCGGGCCCTCGGGGACCCCACGCGGCTTCGGATCCTGCAGCTCGTGCTGGACGAGGAGAAGAACGTCACGGAGCTCGTGCAGCTCACGGGGTCCCCTCAGGGTCGCGTCTCCAGCCACCTGAGCTGTCTGCGGTGGTGCGGGTACGTGACCGCCCGCCGGGAGGGCCGCCGGGTGTACTATCGGGTCACGGATCCCCGGGTTCGGGAGCTCCTCCTTCTCGCTTCCTCCCTGGTGCGGGACCACACGGATCGGATCCGCAGCTGCACCCTCATCGACGGCCGCAGGACCCGGAACCGGCGGGTCCGGGCGCGGCGGTAG
- a CDS encoding metal-sensitive transcriptional regulator has product MATRAQPRRIFQGTDPRAKQEILARLRSIEGHVRGVLRMVEEDAYCIDVLKQTKAIQAALDRVNALLLERHLNHCVTTAIRSQDPKERERVITELLEVFEAGGERR; this is encoded by the coding sequence ATGGCCACCAGAGCACAGCCTCGCAGGATCTTCCAGGGCACAGATCCCCGGGCCAAGCAGGAGATCCTCGCTCGCCTGCGGAGCATCGAGGGGCACGTGCGGGGTGTCCTGCGCATGGTCGAGGAGGACGCATACTGCATCGACGTCCTCAAGCAGACCAAGGCGATCCAGGCGGCGTTGGACCGGGTGAACGCTCTGCTGCTGGAGCGGCACCTCAACCACTGCGTGACCACGGCCATCCGCTCCCAGGATCCAAAGGAGCGGGAACGGGTGATCACGGAGCTACTGGAGGTCTTCGAGGCGGGAGGTGAGCGGCGATGA
- a CDS encoding heavy metal translocating P-type ATPase, producing the protein MKRLVLPIEGMSCASCVANVEGALKRLAGVREVRVNLATEQATVEYDPSAVDVRAMQRAVEEIGYGLRTATAYLHITGMSCASCVENVRRALVQLPGVLDASVNLSTETARVDYLPGAVTVREMLAAVREVGYGAEEKVEGAAAADREQEARRREIARQRRNLLVATPLALLVMLGTFQPYGFFSRVVPEFLHNKLVLFLLTTPLVVGPGSQFFVHSFAGLRRGVTDMNLLYATGIGAAYLIAVVNTFWPQAGFGGPQATFYEAAALLTWFILLGRYLEAITRGRASEAIRRLMRLQPRRARVLRDGREVEVSVDEVEVGDVLVVRPGEQVPVDGVVLEGYSAVDQSMITGESIPVEKKAGDEVIGGTLNKTGSFTFRATRVGRETALAQIIRLVEEAQTSKAPIQKLADFVAGRFIFWVHVLALATFLFWYFVGYDRWFSPQTRLMLTPYALSGATAVGFAVLVSIAVLVISCPCAVGLATPAAMMAGTGKAAEFGILFKGADAVEALSKVQVVVFDKTGTLTKGLPSVTDVVAAEEPEEEVLRWAAAAEKRSEHPLGEAVVRAAQERGMQLPDPEEFQALPGRGVVARVDGRRVLLGNRLLMAEHGVSLGDLEVRAGELEGQGKTAMFVAVDGRAVGVVAVADTLRETTPVAVQELRRMGIRVAMLTGDNRRTAEAIAQQLGMDTVLAEVLPGDKAAEVKRLQGQGYRVAMVGDGINDAPALAQADVGIAMGAGTDVAKETGHVVLVKDDLLDVVTAFQIARATMGLVKQNLFWAFAYNTAAIPLAMGILYPFLRQIVSPELAAVLMATSSLSVTLNTQRMRGYTPPVRRRHRAAEPARLRAAEPAPAGR; encoded by the coding sequence ATGAAGCGGCTCGTGCTCCCCATCGAAGGGATGAGCTGCGCCTCGTGCGTGGCGAACGTGGAGGGGGCACTCAAGCGGCTGGCCGGCGTACGGGAGGTCCGGGTGAACCTGGCCACGGAGCAGGCCACGGTGGAGTACGACCCTTCTGCCGTGGACGTGCGGGCCATGCAACGGGCTGTAGAGGAGATCGGCTATGGGCTCCGCACCGCCACCGCGTACCTGCACATCACCGGCATGAGCTGCGCGTCCTGCGTGGAAAACGTGCGTCGCGCCCTGGTGCAGCTTCCCGGCGTCCTGGACGCCTCCGTGAACCTGAGCACGGAGACCGCCCGGGTGGACTACCTGCCGGGCGCCGTGACGGTGCGGGAGATGCTGGCTGCGGTCCGGGAGGTGGGCTACGGGGCGGAGGAGAAGGTGGAGGGCGCTGCGGCCGCAGACCGCGAGCAGGAGGCCCGCCGCCGGGAGATCGCCCGCCAGCGCCGGAACCTCCTGGTGGCCACCCCCCTCGCGCTTCTGGTCATGCTGGGCACCTTCCAGCCCTACGGGTTCTTCTCCCGCGTGGTCCCCGAGTTCCTGCACAACAAGCTCGTCCTGTTCCTCCTGACCACGCCCCTCGTGGTCGGCCCCGGCTCCCAGTTCTTCGTGCACTCCTTCGCGGGGCTGCGCCGGGGGGTCACGGACATGAACCTCCTGTACGCCACCGGGATCGGGGCCGCGTACCTCATCGCGGTGGTGAACACCTTCTGGCCGCAGGCGGGCTTCGGCGGCCCGCAGGCCACCTTCTACGAGGCCGCGGCCCTGCTCACGTGGTTCATCCTCCTGGGCCGGTACCTGGAGGCCATCACCCGCGGCAGGGCCTCCGAAGCCATCCGGCGGCTCATGCGGCTGCAGCCGCGCCGGGCGCGGGTCCTGCGGGACGGCCGGGAGGTGGAGGTGTCCGTGGACGAGGTGGAGGTGGGGGACGTCCTCGTGGTGCGGCCCGGGGAACAGGTCCCCGTGGACGGGGTCGTTCTGGAAGGCTACTCCGCCGTGGACCAGTCCATGATCACGGGGGAGAGCATCCCCGTGGAGAAGAAGGCCGGGGACGAGGTCATCGGCGGCACCCTGAACAAGACCGGCTCGTTCACCTTCCGCGCCACCCGGGTCGGACGGGAGACGGCCCTGGCCCAGATCATCCGGCTGGTGGAGGAGGCCCAGACCTCGAAGGCGCCCATCCAGAAGCTGGCGGACTTCGTGGCGGGCCGGTTCATCTTCTGGGTGCACGTGCTGGCCTTGGCCACCTTCCTCTTCTGGTACTTCGTGGGCTACGACCGGTGGTTCAGCCCGCAGACCCGGCTCATGCTGACGCCGTACGCCCTCTCGGGCGCCACCGCGGTGGGGTTCGCGGTGCTCGTGTCCATCGCGGTGCTCGTGATCTCCTGCCCGTGCGCGGTGGGGCTCGCGACTCCCGCGGCCATGATGGCGGGCACGGGGAAGGCCGCGGAGTTCGGGATCCTGTTCAAGGGGGCGGACGCGGTCGAGGCTCTCTCGAAGGTGCAGGTGGTGGTGTTCGACAAGACGGGCACCCTCACCAAGGGGCTCCCCTCCGTCACGGACGTGGTGGCCGCAGAGGAGCCTGAGGAGGAGGTCCTGCGCTGGGCCGCGGCGGCCGAGAAGCGCTCCGAGCACCCGCTGGGGGAGGCGGTGGTGCGGGCCGCGCAGGAACGCGGCATGCAGCTGCCCGACCCGGAAGAGTTCCAAGCGCTGCCCGGCCGCGGAGTGGTGGCCCGTGTGGACGGGAGGAGGGTCCTGCTCGGGAACCGGCTGCTGATGGCGGAACACGGCGTGTCCCTCGGGGACCTGGAAGTCCGGGCGGGCGAGCTGGAGGGCCAGGGCAAGACCGCCATGTTCGTAGCCGTGGACGGGCGTGCAGTCGGCGTCGTGGCGGTGGCGGACACCCTGCGCGAGACCACGCCGGTGGCGGTGCAGGAGCTGAGGAGGATGGGGATCCGGGTGGCCATGCTCACCGGGGACAACCGCCGAACCGCGGAGGCCATCGCCCAGCAGCTGGGGATGGACACGGTGCTGGCGGAGGTGTTGCCCGGGGACAAGGCCGCGGAGGTCAAGCGCCTCCAGGGCCAGGGCTACCGGGTGGCCATGGTGGGCGACGGCATCAACGACGCCCCGGCCCTGGCCCAGGCGGACGTGGGGATCGCCATGGGCGCGGGCACCGACGTGGCGAAGGAGACCGGCCACGTGGTCTTGGTGAAGGACGACCTCCTGGACGTGGTGACCGCCTTCCAGATCGCCCGGGCCACCATGGGGCTCGTGAAGCAGAACCTGTTCTGGGCCTTCGCGTACAACACCGCGGCCATCCCCCTGGCCATGGGCATCCTGTACCCGTTCCTGCGCCAGATCGTGAGCCCGGAGCTCGCGGCGGTGCTCATGGCCACGAGCTCCCTCTCCGTCACGCTGAACACCCAGCGCATGCGGGGGTACACGCCACCCGTGCGCCGGCGGCACCGGGCCGCCGAGCCCGCGCGGCTGCGGGCGGCTGAGCCGGCCCCCGCGGGGAGGTGA
- a CDS encoding heavy-metal-associated domain-containing protein → MEKVYKVPKMHCNGCAATVERAARSVPGVRSVHVDLTTKEVRVVFEEGAVNEEALKQALEQAGYPVAA, encoded by the coding sequence GTGGAGAAGGTCTACAAGGTGCCCAAGATGCACTGCAACGGGTGCGCGGCCACCGTGGAGCGGGCGGCCCGGAGCGTCCCGGGCGTGCGGTCCGTGCACGTGGACCTGACCACCAAGGAGGTCCGGGTGGTCTTCGAGGAGGGGGCCGTCAACGAGGAAGCGTTGAAGCAGGCTCTGGAGCAGGCCGGGTACCCCGTGGCTGCGTAA